In Nasonia vitripennis strain AsymCx chromosome 2, Nvit_psr_1.1, whole genome shotgun sequence, a genomic segment contains:
- the LOC103317544 gene encoding uncharacterized protein DDB_G0271670-like has translation MARSSNTEDARPTQEYRIPFKRDRLRSQGISSSGSGSTTTTTIATSRAAEFSPAARSSSSTTRVAESTPAARSSTSRSAESSPAGRSSTTRDTESAARSSNTNRAAEPTPGGETCYQQIG, from the exons ATGGCTAGATCTTCTAACACAG aGGACGCGAGACCTACTCAAGAATACCGAATCCCTTTTAAACGCGACAGGCTGCGTTCACAaggcatcagcagcagcggcagcggcagtactactactactaccatCGCTACCAGTAGAGCAGCCGAATTCTCACCTGCAgcgagaagcagcagcagcactacTAGAGTAGCCGAATCTACACCGGCAGCGAGAAGCAGCACTAGTAGATCAGCCGAATCATCACCTGCAGGGAGAAGCAGCACTACTAGAGATACTGAATCTGCAGCAAGAAGCAGCAACACTAATAGAGCAGCTGAACCGACACCGGGAGGCGAGACTTGCTATCAACAAATAGGGTAG